In the genome of Pirellulales bacterium, one region contains:
- a CDS encoding PVC-type heme-binding CxxCH protein, giving the protein MTIARQFSRVTIACALLVVVSNSAIADPPLALHKGDRIVIIGNTLAERMQQFGNLETLLYSRFPDLDLAVRDLGWSADELTIRMRSQDFKDHGHNLADEKPSVLIACFGFNESFGGSAGLPKFQQDLEKFIQESTTTKYDGVAPPRLVLVSPMSHENLHRRTLPNGLKNNQNLKLYTEAMAKLAQQHGVVFVDLFTPTSSQMQGSKEPWTINGVHLNSYGDGEVAKLIDGALFGARPQDSKIDLAKLRAAVNEKNLQFWYDYRAVNGFYIYGGRKKPFGVVNFPAEFAKLRKMIANRDARIWAIAKGQSVPETIDDSNTGDFVKVETNYTAPIVLSTPEAERAQFQLPDGYDANLFASEIDFPDLQKPVQFEFDSRGRLWVVTMASYPMYLPGTPVNDKLLILEDTNGDGKADKQTVFADHLYLPTGLELGDGGAYVAQQPNLMFLKDTDGDDRADHREIVLHGFDSADSHHANNAFTWGPDGALYSMEGTFHQTQIETPYGPQRVANAAVFRYEPLTAKVDIFISYGFANPWGQVFDHWGQNFVADASGGANYYGTAFSGQVDHPHKHGNMQQFLKMQWRPTSGCEIVASRHFPDDVQGNYILNNCIGFHGTLNYKMREEGSGFFAEPVQPLLQSKDLNCRPVDLKFGPDGALYVVDWFNPLIGHMQHSIRDPNRDKTHGRIWRITYKNRPLAKPPQIAGASIGSLLDLLKSYEDRTLYRVRRELRTRESDQVMAELDKWVANLDASSPEYQHNLLEALWVHQQHDMVDSTLLKRVLRSPDFRARAAATRVLCYWRDRVEEPLALLKVQAGDEHPRVRLEAVRAASFFHDPQATEVALESLAHPQDPYLEYTLKETLDTLERRAKETPPASANPQAGR; this is encoded by the coding sequence ATGACAATAGCTCGCCAATTTTCCCGTGTCACGATTGCTTGTGCGTTGCTGGTTGTTGTCTCCAACAGCGCGATCGCTGATCCACCGCTTGCGCTCCACAAGGGAGATCGCATCGTCATCATCGGCAATACATTGGCCGAGCGGATGCAGCAGTTCGGCAATCTCGAGACTCTGCTCTATAGCCGTTTCCCGGATCTCGACTTGGCGGTGCGGGATCTGGGATGGTCGGCCGATGAATTAACCATTCGCATGCGGTCGCAAGATTTCAAGGACCACGGACACAACCTCGCCGACGAAAAGCCAAGCGTGCTGATCGCTTGCTTTGGCTTCAACGAATCGTTCGGTGGATCGGCCGGTCTGCCCAAATTTCAGCAAGACCTGGAAAAGTTTATTCAGGAAAGCACCACGACGAAGTACGACGGCGTGGCGCCACCGCGTCTGGTCCTCGTCTCGCCCATGTCCCACGAGAACCTGCACCGCCGGACATTGCCCAACGGATTGAAAAACAATCAAAATCTAAAGCTGTACACCGAGGCGATGGCCAAGCTCGCCCAACAGCATGGCGTGGTGTTCGTTGATCTATTCACGCCGACCTCGAGCCAGATGCAAGGCTCCAAGGAACCGTGGACGATCAACGGCGTGCATTTGAATTCTTATGGAGACGGCGAAGTTGCCAAGCTGATCGACGGCGCGCTGTTCGGTGCTCGCCCGCAGGACAGCAAGATCGACCTGGCAAAGCTGCGCGCCGCAGTCAACGAAAAGAACCTCCAATTCTGGTACGACTATCGCGCCGTCAATGGCTTTTACATCTATGGTGGCCGCAAAAAACCGTTCGGCGTGGTCAACTTTCCTGCCGAGTTCGCCAAATTGCGTAAGATGATTGCCAATCGCGATGCCCGCATTTGGGCGATAGCAAAGGGCCAATCGGTTCCGGAAACGATCGACGACAGCAACACCGGCGATTTTGTCAAAGTTGAGACCAACTATACGGCGCCGATTGTCCTGTCGACTCCCGAGGCCGAGCGTGCGCAGTTTCAACTACCCGACGGTTATGACGCGAACCTGTTCGCCTCGGAGATCGATTTTCCGGACCTGCAAAAACCCGTGCAATTCGAATTCGATAGCCGCGGTCGCTTGTGGGTCGTCACTATGGCGTCGTACCCCATGTATTTGCCGGGCACGCCCGTCAATGACAAGCTGCTCATCCTTGAAGACACCAATGGGGACGGCAAAGCAGACAAGCAGACGGTCTTTGCGGACCACTTGTACCTGCCCACCGGATTGGAACTAGGCGATGGCGGCGCCTATGTGGCCCAGCAGCCGAATCTGATGTTTTTGAAAGACACCGACGGCGACGATCGGGCGGACCATCGCGAGATCGTGCTGCACGGGTTCGACTCGGCAGACTCGCACCATGCGAACAACGCCTTCACGTGGGGGCCAGACGGGGCGCTCTATTCGATGGAAGGGACGTTCCATCAAACGCAGATCGAAACCCCGTACGGTCCGCAACGCGTCGCCAACGCCGCGGTGTTTCGTTATGAGCCGCTAACGGCCAAGGTCGATATATTCATCTCCTACGGGTTTGCCAATCCTTGGGGACAAGTGTTCGATCATTGGGGGCAGAATTTCGTGGCCGACGCCTCGGGCGGAGCCAATTACTACGGCACCGCCTTCTCGGGCCAGGTCGATCATCCGCACAAGCATGGCAACATGCAGCAATTCCTCAAGATGCAGTGGCGCCCGACCTCAGGCTGCGAAATCGTGGCCAGCCGCCATTTTCCCGACGACGTGCAGGGAAACTACATCTTGAACAACTGCATCGGGTTCCACGGCACGTTGAACTACAAGATGCGGGAAGAAGGATCCGGTTTTTTCGCCGAACCAGTGCAGCCGCTCTTGCAGTCGAAGGATCTAAACTGCCGCCCAGTTGACCTGAAGTTCGGTCCTGACGGGGCGTTGTACGTCGTCGATTGGTTCAATCCGTTGATCGGCCACATGCAACATTCGATTCGCGACCCGAATCGCGACAAAACACACGGACGGATTTGGCGTATCACGTACAAGAACCGCCCCTTGGCTAAGCCGCCGCAAATTGCCGGCGCCTCGATTGGCTCACTATTAGACCTGCTGAAATCTTATGAGGATCGCACGTTGTATCGCGTCCGACGCGAGTTGCGCACCCGCGAAAGCGACCAGGTCATGGCAGAACTCGACAAATGGGTGGCGAATCTCGACGCGAGTAGCCCGGAGTATCAGCATAATTTGCTCGAAGCTCTGTGGGTTCATCAGCAGCACGATATGGTCGATTCCACCTTGTTGAAGCGCGTACTGCGCTCGCCAGACTTCCGTGCTCGCGCGGCCGCAACGCGTGTGCTCTGCTACTGGCGCGATCGTGTCGAAGAACCGCTGGCGCTATTGAAGGTGCAGGCCGGCGACGAGCATCCGCGCGTGCGGCTGGAGGCGGTGCGTGCGGCGAGTTTCTTCCACGACCCGCAGGCCACCGAAGTGGCGCTCGAGTCATTGGCGCATCCGCAGGACCCGTATCTGGAATACACGCTGAAAGAAACTCTCGACACGCTCGAGCGTCGCGCCAAGGAAACACCGCCAGCGTCGGCTAATCCGCAAGCGGGCCGATAA